In Desulfomonilia bacterium, one genomic interval encodes:
- a CDS encoding MazG family protein yields the protein MKEFDRLMAIMERLRAPGGCPWDAEQTHESIARCAVEEAYELVDAISERNPGHIKEELGDMLLQVVFHSVMAAQAGDFTIEDVIKGISDKLVHRHPHVFGDAVADTAQDVKLSWEKLKKEEEGKKKRSHALDGVPSDLPSLLLAGKAVSHLRKRGMISENISDHVKDIKKQLDILENCESPGEIIAGILFSVSAIAREMDIDTETELRKNILSKFQQK from the coding sequence ATGAAAGAATTCGACAGGCTTATGGCAATAATGGAAAGGCTCAGGGCGCCGGGCGGCTGTCCCTGGGATGCCGAGCAGACACATGAAAGCATTGCAAGGTGCGCGGTCGAAGAGGCTTATGAACTTGTTGATGCAATCTCGGAAAGAAACCCCGGACATATAAAGGAAGAACTGGGAGACATGCTGCTTCAGGTGGTGTTTCACTCGGTGATGGCTGCTCAGGCTGGCGATTTCACGATTGAAGACGTTATCAAAGGCATCTCGGATAAGCTTGTTCACCGCCACCCCCATGTTTTTGGAGATGCTGTCGCGGATACCGCCCAAGACGTCAAACTTTCGTGGGAAAAATTGAAGAAAGAGGAGGAAGGCAAGAAAAAGCGCAGCCATGCGCTTGACGGGGTCCCCTCTGATCTGCCGTCTCTTCTTCTTGCAGGGAAGGCCGTGTCGCACCTCAGAAAAAGGGGGATGATTTCAGAGAACATCTCGGATCATGTAAAGGATATTAAAAAACAGCTCGATATTCTTGAAAACTGTGAATCGCCGGGTGAAATAATAGCCGGGATTTTATTTTCTGTTTCCGCGATTGCCCGTGAAATGGATATCGATACCGAAACGGAACTCAGAAAAAACATTCTGTCGAAATTTCAGCAGAAATAA